One window from the genome of Salisaeta longa DSM 21114 encodes:
- a CDS encoding cbb3-type cytochrome c oxidase subunit I — translation MIRETLAYAFNLESPGTPEDTEAIGWRRRVDRSTRLPVIAFILSGAFWLIIGSVLALAASFHFQFPDALQTRWLTFGRVRPAHLNTMIYGWISMAGVGIAVWLWARLLKTPLRGVPLLMLSNLMWNVGVLIGTIGILAGYSRSVEWLEMPLVAYGLIIPALLLVSAAMYLTLRERKVEHLFISVWYLGAAVLWAPALLIALVLPIYEGVPHATANWWFAHNILGLWLTPIGLGAAYYLIPKVIGRPVYSYHLSYLGFWTLALFYNWAGVHHLVGGPAPQWVVTVSIVFSVMMIIPVVVVAVNHHLTVVGHFRKVIYSPTLRFIVFGAMSYTVVSLQGSLQALRFWQEVTHFTHYTIAHSHLGVYAFVTMIAFGATYYIMPRVTEWEWESPRLISLHFWTTGLGVGMYFVGLTIGGVIQGYQLLDPNIPFMDIVNDTKPWLVVRSVAGTLMTVGHFAFAYLLYRIVLHKGAPRSGPAYFRPVPDGLFSTSRAAEEKEPTPTS, via the coding sequence ATGATTCGCGAAACGCTTGCATACGCCTTCAACCTTGAGTCGCCGGGCACTCCTGAAGATACGGAGGCGATTGGCTGGCGTCGTCGCGTAGATCGGTCCACCCGCCTCCCCGTAATTGCATTTATACTGAGCGGTGCATTTTGGCTAATTATCGGTTCCGTTCTAGCCCTTGCTGCAAGCTTTCACTTTCAGTTTCCTGATGCCCTGCAGACGCGCTGGCTCACGTTTGGACGGGTGCGGCCCGCGCATCTAAACACCATGATCTATGGATGGATCTCCATGGCTGGTGTCGGGATCGCGGTATGGTTATGGGCTCGCCTCCTCAAAACTCCACTGCGCGGCGTTCCGCTTCTCATGTTGAGCAACCTGATGTGGAACGTAGGAGTTTTAATAGGCACGATTGGTATTCTAGCGGGCTATTCGCGTAGCGTTGAGTGGCTTGAGATGCCTCTTGTAGCGTATGGCCTTATCATTCCGGCGCTTCTTTTGGTATCAGCTGCCATGTATCTCACGCTGCGGGAGCGGAAAGTAGAGCATCTCTTTATTTCTGTGTGGTACCTTGGGGCTGCTGTGCTCTGGGCTCCGGCACTACTAATCGCGCTAGTGCTTCCTATTTATGAGGGCGTTCCTCATGCTACAGCAAACTGGTGGTTTGCGCATAATATTCTCGGTCTATGGTTAACTCCCATTGGTTTGGGTGCTGCATACTACTTGATTCCCAAAGTTATCGGGCGTCCCGTTTACAGTTATCATCTCTCGTATCTCGGGTTTTGGACACTTGCGCTGTTCTATAACTGGGCCGGTGTGCATCACTTGGTCGGAGGGCCAGCACCGCAGTGGGTTGTAACCGTCTCTATTGTGTTTAGCGTGATGATGATTATACCGGTAGTTGTTGTGGCCGTCAACCATCACCTAACAGTTGTTGGGCATTTTCGGAAGGTTATATATAGCCCCACGCTGCGCTTTATCGTGTTTGGTGCCATGAGCTACACAGTAGTCAGTTTACAAGGCTCCCTGCAGGCGCTGCGTTTTTGGCAGGAAGTTACGCATTTTACGCACTACACGATTGCCCACTCACACCTCGGCGTCTATGCTTTCGTCACCATGATTGCTTTTGGGGCAACCTATTACATCATGCCTCGGGTAACCGAATGGGAATGGGAAAGTCCGCGCCTCATCAGTCTCCATTTTTGGACGACAGGGCTCGGTGTCGGCATGTACTTCGTTGGTCTCACCATAGGAGGCGTAATTCAAGGGTACCAGCTCCTCGACCCGAATATCCCATTTATGGACATTGTTAATGACACAAAGCCCTGGCTGGTCGTGCGGTCGGTAGCCGGTACGTTGATGACCGTTGGCCACTTCGCCTTTGCCTACTTGCTGTACCGCATTGTGCTACACAAGGGCGCTCCGCGTAGTGGTCCCGCCTACTTCCGTCCCGTCCCTGACGGCCTTTTCAGCACCTCACGGGCAGCAGAGGAGAAAGAGCCAACGCCTACGTCGTGA
- a CDS encoding c-type cytochrome: protein MGQYIGDFSPYPWLQQPELTVAEPASAAAAVQVDGAQIYSSRCASCHQANGEGIAGVFPPISGSRWVTGEKARVIRILLHGMKGEVEVKGETYNGNMPAWKQLSDKEIAAVITHERTSWGNDASPISAEEVAAIRAFAEGRTQQWTADELNSAPPLQDVLSSQGQATQQASGAGQAATTSK, encoded by the coding sequence ATGGGCCAGTATATAGGAGATTTTAGTCCCTACCCATGGCTTCAGCAGCCCGAGTTGACGGTTGCAGAGCCCGCAAGTGCGGCTGCGGCCGTTCAAGTAGACGGTGCGCAGATTTACAGCTCACGGTGCGCTAGTTGTCACCAAGCCAATGGAGAAGGCATAGCAGGAGTCTTTCCTCCGATTAGCGGATCGCGCTGGGTTACAGGCGAAAAAGCACGGGTGATTCGGATACTATTGCATGGAATGAAAGGAGAGGTAGAAGTAAAGGGCGAGACGTATAATGGCAACATGCCGGCGTGGAAGCAACTCAGTGATAAAGAGATTGCGGCTGTTATTACACATGAACGGACCAGCTGGGGTAACGATGCCTCACCCATAAGTGCTGAGGAGGTGGCAGCCATTCGCGCCTTTGCCGAAGGCCGCACCCAGCAATGGACGGCAGATGAGCTAAACAGTGCGCCTCCCCTGCAAGACGTACTTTCCTCACAGGGGCAGGCCACTCAGCAGGCTTCCGGTGCCGGACAAGCCGCCACGACATCAAAGTGA
- a CDS encoding YgaP family membrane protein, which yields MKKNMGTLDKVVRTLVALTVAVLYVTDVIGGTVAIILSILAGVFLLTSLVGTCPLYLPFGLSTRRDQGA from the coding sequence ATGAAAAAAAATATGGGTACTCTTGACAAAGTCGTTCGCACGCTCGTCGCCCTGACGGTGGCCGTGCTCTACGTTACTGATGTCATTGGAGGAACGGTAGCTATTATCCTTTCCATCCTTGCGGGCGTCTTCCTGCTAACCAGTTTGGTAGGCACCTGCCCACTCTACCTGCCATTTGGTTTATCAACACGGCGAGATCAGGGCGCGTAA
- the aspS gene encoding aspartate--tRNA ligase — protein MSNQPRADLISPDTHGPRTHTCGALRPDDVDASVVVKGWVDTRRDLGGLMFVDVRDRYGLTQVVFSPQANEEAYAAAQQLRSEDVISVRGSVQERSGGINEELATGAVEVLASDLCVLNTSETPPFVVSAHEERGKDANEALRLKHRYLDLRRPQLQRTLALRHRFYQTTRRYFDQNEFLEVETPVLMKSTPEGARDFLVPSRLHPGRFYALPQSPQTYKQLLMVGGLDRYVQIVKCFRDEDFRADRQPEFTQIDVEMSFATEEQVYALTEGLMAALWRDLKETALETPFPRMTYDEALRTYGTDKPDLRFDLKLHDVSDAFANCGFRVFEGIIADGGAVVALCVPGGAERGRGAMDRLEDHVTQEIGAAGLIYFKHTGEGIDQNISTNALPAEYVREALAATGAEPGDLVLTLAGDVPTVYQQAGQLRLHMAAQEGLIPEAGTGDDAFVWVTDFPLMEYNEDAERYVSLHHPFTAPRADEVDQIADDPTAVTARAYDLVLNGNEIGGGSIRIHNRAVQQRVFDALGIDRAEAEDRFGFLLDALRYGAPPHGGIAFGVDRLVMLLAGVSSLRDVIAFPKTQSGQELMAGSPDWVDPQQLRDLFLTLDLPADVEPPADRTRSQLAS, from the coding sequence ATGTCCAACCAGCCGCGCGCCGACCTCATCAGCCCCGACACGCACGGCCCCCGCACGCATACCTGCGGCGCCCTTCGCCCCGACGACGTCGATGCCTCGGTCGTCGTGAAGGGATGGGTGGACACGCGCCGCGACCTGGGCGGTCTGATGTTTGTCGACGTGCGCGACCGCTACGGCCTTACGCAGGTCGTCTTTTCGCCACAGGCCAACGAGGAGGCCTACGCGGCGGCGCAGCAGCTGCGCAGCGAAGACGTCATCTCGGTGCGCGGGTCGGTGCAGGAGCGCTCGGGCGGCATCAACGAGGAGCTGGCCACCGGCGCCGTAGAGGTGCTGGCGAGCGACCTGTGCGTGCTGAATACCAGCGAGACGCCGCCGTTTGTGGTGAGCGCCCACGAGGAGCGCGGCAAAGATGCCAACGAGGCCCTGCGCCTGAAGCACCGCTACCTCGACCTCCGGCGCCCGCAGTTGCAACGCACGCTGGCGCTGCGGCACCGCTTCTACCAGACCACGCGGCGCTACTTCGACCAAAACGAGTTTCTGGAGGTCGAAACGCCCGTCCTCATGAAATCGACGCCCGAGGGCGCGCGCGACTTCCTGGTGCCCAGCCGCCTGCACCCGGGGCGCTTTTACGCGCTGCCGCAAAGTCCGCAAACCTACAAGCAGCTCCTCATGGTGGGCGGACTCGACCGCTACGTGCAAATCGTGAAGTGCTTTCGCGACGAGGACTTCCGCGCCGACCGGCAGCCGGAGTTTACGCAGATCGACGTGGAGATGAGCTTTGCCACCGAGGAGCAGGTGTACGCCCTCACCGAAGGGCTTATGGCGGCGCTGTGGCGCGACCTGAAGGAGACAGCCCTTGAGACGCCGTTCCCGCGCATGACGTACGACGAAGCGCTGCGCACCTACGGCACCGACAAGCCCGACCTGCGCTTCGACCTGAAGCTCCACGACGTAAGCGATGCGTTTGCCAACTGTGGCTTTCGCGTCTTTGAAGGCATCATCGCCGATGGCGGGGCGGTGGTGGCCCTGTGTGTGCCCGGCGGAGCCGAGCGCGGGCGCGGCGCAATGGATCGCTTGGAGGACCACGTGACGCAAGAGATCGGCGCGGCCGGGCTCATCTACTTTAAGCACACCGGCGAAGGCATCGATCAGAACATCAGCACGAACGCGCTGCCGGCCGAGTACGTGCGCGAGGCGCTGGCGGCTACGGGCGCCGAACCCGGCGACCTGGTGCTGACGCTCGCGGGCGACGTGCCCACCGTGTACCAACAGGCCGGGCAGCTGCGTTTGCATATGGCCGCGCAAGAAGGTCTCATTCCGGAGGCGGGCACCGGCGACGACGCCTTCGTGTGGGTGACCGACTTCCCGCTGATGGAGTACAACGAAGACGCCGAACGCTACGTGTCGCTGCATCACCCCTTCACGGCGCCGCGGGCGGACGAGGTGGACCAAATTGCCGACGACCCGACGGCCGTGACCGCTCGGGCCTACGACCTCGTACTGAACGGCAACGAAATTGGGGGCGGCTCCATCCGTATTCATAACCGCGCGGTGCAGCAGCGCGTGTTTGACGCCCTCGGCATCGACCGGGCCGAGGCCGAAGACCGCTTCGGATTTCTGCTGGACGCCCTTCGCTACGGCGCGCCGCCCCACGGCGGCATTGCCTTTGGCGTCGATCGCCTCGTGATGCTGCTGGCCGGCGTCAGCTCGCTGCGCGATGTGATTGCGTTCCCCAAAACGCAAAGCGGCCAGGAGCTCATGGCCGGCTCGCCCGACTGGGTCGATCCGCAGCAGCTCCGCGACCTCTTCCTGACGCTCGACCTGCCCGCCGACGTGGAGCCGCCCGCCGACCGCACGCGCTCGCAACTGGCCTCGTAG
- the lipB gene encoding lipoyl(octanoyl) transferase LipB: MSTSSSREPLVVCHLGRVPYREAWRLQQAVQQRLVQAQQAGDASVPHVLLLLEHPHVYTLGKSGDPTNLLLSDDRLADIGATFVPIGRGGDITYHGPGQLVGYPLFDLDRFFTDLGRYLRTLEEVIIRTCADFGVTGTRVEGRTGTWVGPDARGPERKICAMGVRCSRWVTMHGFAFNVTTDLDYFGHIVPCGIRDRGVTSLAHELQASVDADAVRRRVVHHLVDLFDAAPLYLAGADAFDFLHAFTQAEAVRTLRAASVAA; the protein is encoded by the coding sequence ATGTCTACGTCATCATCGCGCGAACCGCTTGTCGTCTGTCACCTGGGGCGTGTGCCCTACCGCGAGGCGTGGCGCCTGCAGCAGGCCGTGCAGCAGCGTCTCGTGCAAGCGCAGCAGGCCGGCGACGCGTCGGTGCCCCACGTGCTGTTGCTGCTGGAGCATCCGCACGTGTACACGCTGGGCAAGAGCGGCGACCCCACCAATCTCTTGCTCTCCGACGATCGGCTGGCAGATATTGGCGCTACGTTTGTGCCCATTGGGCGCGGCGGCGACATCACGTACCACGGCCCCGGGCAGCTGGTGGGCTACCCGCTCTTCGACCTCGACCGCTTTTTTACCGACCTGGGGCGCTACCTGCGCACGCTGGAGGAAGTCATCATTCGCACCTGTGCCGACTTCGGCGTGACCGGTACGCGGGTGGAGGGGCGCACCGGCACCTGGGTGGGGCCGGACGCGCGCGGGCCGGAGCGGAAGATCTGCGCGATGGGGGTGCGCTGCAGCCGCTGGGTGACCATGCACGGCTTTGCGTTTAACGTGACCACCGACCTCGACTACTTCGGCCACATCGTGCCGTGTGGCATTCGCGATCGGGGCGTTACCTCGCTGGCGCACGAGCTGCAGGCCTCGGTGGACGCTGACGCGGTGCGCCGGCGCGTGGTGCATCATCTGGTGGATCTTTTCGATGCCGCGCCGCTGTATCTCGCGGGCGCCGATGCGTTCGACTTTTTGCACGCGTTTACGCAGGCCGAGGCCGTACGCACCCTCCGCGCGGCCTCGGTTGCCGCGTAG
- a CDS encoding cbb3-type cytochrome c oxidase subunit II, with amino-acid sequence MTRFLIIFLGALATVLMSYTALALLPSAQIASVEPTKAATNYNYMEARGRAIYMREGCIYCHTQQVRPEGFGSDIARGWGPRGSLPGDYVYDKTHLLGTMRTGPDLADIASRQPSQAWHLAHLYQPRSVSPGSVMPAYPYLFEVKQKTNVLPSETTVNISGPYAPTDGRVVVATEEALALYEYLMTLKIPPRDNGAQNAAQGAMP; translated from the coding sequence ATGACTCGATTCCTCATCATCTTTCTTGGCGCTCTCGCTACCGTGCTCATGAGTTACACGGCATTGGCCCTGCTTCCATCGGCTCAGATTGCCTCGGTAGAGCCGACGAAAGCTGCAACCAATTACAACTACATGGAAGCAAGGGGCCGTGCCATATACATGCGGGAAGGCTGCATATACTGCCACACTCAGCAAGTGCGGCCCGAAGGGTTTGGGAGTGACATAGCACGTGGTTGGGGCCCGCGGGGGTCGCTGCCCGGCGACTACGTATACGACAAAACGCACCTCCTGGGTACGATGCGTACAGGGCCCGACTTGGCCGACATTGCCAGCCGACAGCCAAGTCAGGCATGGCATTTGGCGCATTTGTACCAGCCCCGTTCTGTGAGTCCTGGCTCTGTAATGCCGGCCTACCCGTACCTTTTTGAGGTCAAGCAAAAAACCAATGTTTTGCCCTCGGAGACTACTGTGAATATAAGCGGCCCTTATGCCCCAACCGATGGACGAGTTGTTGTTGCGACAGAGGAAGCGCTGGCCTTGTACGAGTACCTCATGACGCTGAAAATTCCGCCGCGCGACAACGGCGCACAGAACGCCGCGCAGGGTGCGATGCCCTAA
- a CDS encoding sensor histidine kinase: MGLRSLLSRLSHPRLSISTRLALWYGLSLLILLSLFVVYLYTSVHVGLHRDFERHLRAEAHTIMQRLDDHQRAMAAPPSPIQHLYGSYGTFVRVLRANGQVLRASKNFDRRSSFPPHLPEDRTQALRVHTWEGERVRSLYHPIAEQKSAGPAALWLEVTRLESSIHREMHRLGWLLALGIAMSVVVAIGTGYGMAHRALRPVAALTKAARDIQEEPTGQLPTDFGVRDELTDLAETFNAMLQRIRQAFKRERHFRSDAAHKMFTPLTAIQSELDVTLRKSRSEADYRAALEAIGRHTEALSGMLDELMTLSEVESLAMQDHQVASLDLAQRVRKRAQHFEARARRRAIDLQIASLESGPVALPTRYADTLIDNLIDNALKYTPRGGCVQVEVHRTDAEMALRVTDDGIGFDPSGAHRLFDRFYRSAQAAEEAQGSGLGLSIVQAIAERYNGDVQAQSRGAGHGSTFTVRLPRADKRPSQVAET, encoded by the coding sequence ATGGGCCTGCGTTCACTCCTTTCGCGCCTGTCGCACCCGCGCCTGTCCATCTCTACGCGGCTGGCGCTGTGGTACGGCTTGAGCCTTCTGATCTTGCTTTCGCTCTTCGTCGTCTACCTCTACACAAGCGTTCACGTCGGCCTGCACCGCGACTTTGAGCGGCACCTCCGTGCCGAAGCCCACACGATCATGCAGCGCCTCGACGACCATCAACGTGCAATGGCCGCGCCTCCATCGCCGATTCAGCACCTGTACGGTTCATATGGCACGTTTGTGCGTGTGCTTCGCGCCAACGGGCAGGTGCTACGCGCCAGCAAGAACTTTGACCGTCGCTCGTCTTTTCCGCCGCATCTTCCGGAAGACCGCACACAGGCCCTCCGCGTCCACACCTGGGAGGGAGAACGGGTGCGATCGTTGTACCATCCCATCGCGGAGCAGAAATCAGCCGGGCCGGCCGCCCTGTGGCTGGAGGTCACCCGCCTCGAATCGTCGATCCATCGTGAGATGCACCGGCTGGGATGGCTGCTCGCCCTGGGCATTGCCATGAGCGTGGTGGTTGCGATTGGAACGGGCTACGGAATGGCCCATCGCGCGCTGCGCCCGGTGGCGGCACTCACGAAGGCCGCGCGTGACATTCAAGAGGAACCGACGGGCCAGTTGCCTACCGACTTTGGTGTGCGCGACGAGCTGACCGACCTCGCCGAGACGTTCAACGCCATGTTGCAACGCATTCGGCAGGCATTCAAACGCGAGCGGCACTTTCGCTCAGATGCTGCGCACAAGATGTTTACGCCGCTTACGGCGATCCAGAGTGAACTGGACGTTACCTTGCGCAAATCCCGATCGGAAGCGGATTATCGTGCGGCGCTCGAGGCCATTGGACGCCATACGGAGGCCCTAAGCGGCATGCTGGACGAGCTGATGACGCTCTCGGAGGTCGAATCCCTTGCGATGCAAGACCACCAGGTGGCCTCCTTGGATCTTGCCCAGCGGGTTCGGAAACGCGCCCAGCACTTTGAAGCCCGCGCCCGGCGGCGCGCCATTGATCTGCAGATTGCCTCTCTTGAGAGCGGGCCCGTCGCACTTCCCACGCGTTATGCAGATACGCTCATCGACAACCTGATTGACAACGCACTCAAATACACTCCCCGCGGCGGCTGCGTGCAAGTCGAAGTGCACAGGACCGATGCGGAGATGGCGCTTCGTGTTACAGACGACGGCATTGGGTTTGATCCCTCCGGGGCCCACCGGCTGTTCGACCGGTTTTACCGCTCCGCCCAAGCCGCCGAAGAAGCGCAGGGAAGCGGGCTGGGACTTTCTATCGTGCAGGCGATAGCCGAGCGGTACAACGGCGACGTGCAGGCGCAAAGCCGTGGAGCAGGCCATGGCAGCACGTTTACCGTACGCCTTCCGCGAGCAGATAAGAGGCCCTCACAGGTTGCGGAGACGTAG
- a CDS encoding heavy metal translocating P-type ATPase, protein MLSDQTGAATSKSTDVQQALLYRLFLGALLAAFTMAISVAISVGYGFRALRSLDTGFDPAHWALLFAAVPALALLAPPLVRAAWRDVRQRRLTLNVLFTLGTGSAVAASIVSYVRGTGPIYLETATMLLALHTLGRYLTARAKNRATRVLDRLLSIPETTYERLSPDEAEVAPDELRVDDQIRLRAGDTVPVDGQIERGNSYIDERSLTGEAQPTVYGPGDAVYAGTQVVDGMLAVRVTAVAEERRLARIEKTVREALRQPTHVEQATDRVMRWLIPGAVVLALVTFGGWYWAVGFQKALYTALSVVLITCPCALSLAVPLTFIVALNQAAERGIVLHSGASLLTTGQAQTVLFDKTGTLSTPDASRLHFTVLPSRTAQTSLVPAAEDAPPALLYNGYEPSGPRSLAEDDCLQLAAAVEAGTRHPLAKAIEQAAAARGLAPLEADEVQTLPGAGVVGVVHARNSSVRVGVGNAKLAGAIDVDVPPEVRTVADTQESAGHSTHFLFVEDSVVAVISLAEQPRAEASAALHQLRADGADVRVLTGDRPEAAHRLAQSMDVLVEYQQSPEDKIAYVQRMRADNGPVVMVGDGINDAAALAAADVGIAPRGGAGQALQAADVALYNTDLGNVAWLRALGIRTRRTIQQNLAWTFVYNAAGLMLAASGLLHPLAAVVIMTLSSLFVTWNALRLRNL, encoded by the coding sequence GTGCTTTCTGATCAAACCGGCGCTGCAACCTCAAAATCGACCGACGTGCAGCAGGCGCTGCTCTATCGCCTATTCTTGGGCGCTCTGCTCGCAGCGTTCACGATGGCCATCAGCGTGGCCATCAGTGTAGGGTATGGGTTTCGGGCCCTGCGATCGCTGGATACAGGCTTTGATCCCGCACACTGGGCACTACTCTTTGCGGCGGTTCCTGCACTGGCGCTTTTGGCCCCCCCGCTGGTGCGTGCTGCCTGGCGCGACGTCCGTCAGCGTCGCCTCACGCTCAATGTATTGTTTACACTCGGCACCGGAAGTGCTGTGGCGGCAAGCATTGTCTCGTACGTTCGGGGCACTGGCCCTATCTATCTGGAGACCGCTACGATGCTTTTGGCGCTTCACACCCTTGGGCGCTACCTTACGGCGCGCGCCAAAAACCGTGCGACGCGTGTCTTAGATCGTCTCCTCAGTATTCCAGAAACTACGTACGAGCGGCTCTCGCCCGATGAGGCGGAGGTTGCGCCGGACGAGCTTCGGGTGGATGATCAAATACGCTTGCGCGCCGGCGATACGGTTCCTGTTGATGGGCAAATAGAAAGGGGCAACAGCTACATTGATGAACGATCGCTTACGGGGGAGGCACAGCCCACGGTGTATGGACCGGGCGACGCCGTTTACGCAGGGACGCAGGTGGTTGATGGGATGCTCGCGGTTCGGGTGACCGCCGTCGCTGAGGAGCGGCGGCTTGCCCGTATTGAAAAGACCGTACGCGAGGCGTTGCGCCAGCCTACCCATGTGGAGCAGGCCACCGACCGTGTCATGCGCTGGCTTATCCCGGGTGCTGTGGTGCTCGCGCTGGTAACATTTGGGGGATGGTATTGGGCGGTGGGCTTTCAAAAGGCCCTCTACACGGCACTAAGTGTTGTTCTCATTACGTGCCCGTGTGCCCTGAGCCTTGCGGTGCCTCTTACATTCATTGTCGCCCTCAATCAAGCTGCCGAACGGGGCATTGTTCTGCATTCCGGCGCTTCGCTCCTAACAACGGGGCAAGCGCAGACCGTCCTCTTTGATAAGACAGGCACGCTAAGCACGCCCGATGCGTCGCGTCTTCATTTCACCGTACTGCCTTCCAGGACGGCCCAGACGTCGCTGGTGCCTGCGGCAGAGGACGCACCACCTGCTCTGTTATACAACGGGTACGAACCCTCCGGGCCACGTTCGCTAGCGGAGGACGATTGTTTGCAACTGGCAGCAGCCGTTGAGGCTGGTACGCGGCATCCCCTCGCGAAAGCCATTGAGCAGGCTGCAGCTGCCCGGGGGCTTGCACCGTTGGAAGCAGATGAGGTGCAGACGTTGCCGGGGGCAGGAGTTGTAGGCGTTGTGCATGCTAGGAATTCCTCTGTGCGCGTTGGGGTCGGGAATGCAAAGCTTGCGGGTGCGATAGACGTCGATGTGCCCCCGGAGGTGCGGACGGTAGCTGATACACAGGAATCAGCGGGGCACAGCACGCACTTTCTATTTGTTGAGGATAGTGTCGTAGCTGTTATAAGCTTGGCAGAACAACCGCGTGCGGAGGCCTCCGCGGCTCTCCATCAACTGCGTGCCGATGGCGCTGACGTGCGAGTGCTAACGGGCGACCGGCCTGAAGCTGCTCATCGGTTGGCCCAATCGATGGACGTTCTTGTCGAGTACCAACAATCGCCTGAAGACAAAATAGCGTATGTGCAGCGCATGCGTGCTGATAACGGACCGGTTGTGATGGTAGGCGATGGCATTAATGACGCGGCTGCACTTGCTGCGGCCGACGTGGGCATTGCCCCTAGAGGAGGAGCCGGCCAGGCACTTCAGGCGGCTGATGTGGCGCTGTACAACACAGACCTTGGTAATGTTGCATGGCTCCGGGCGCTTGGGATACGAACGCGACGCACCATCCAACAGAATTTGGCGTGGACATTCGTGTATAATGCTGCGGGTCTTATGCTGGCGGCCTCCGGGCTTTTGCACCCGCTAGCTGCGGTTGTTATTATGACGCTCAGCAGCCTGTTCGTGACGTGGAATGCGCTACGTCTCCGCAACCTGTGA
- a CDS encoding NAD(P)/FAD-dependent oxidoreductase, whose translation MSTQPSPAEEAVTSSNVPTNRAANAVQAGLNAGTAPAHHNIVIVGAGSAGITVAAQLARKLSHPDIAVIDPSDTHYYQPLWTLVGGGVCPKEESQRPMQEVIPPHVKWIKDAAVSFEPEENRLGLRSGEKLSYDYLVVCPGIQVDWDAIPGLPDTLGSNGVCSNYSYQHCEYTWHTVKNLPRGGRALFTQPDTPIKCGGAPQKIMYLTADYQRNQGRLANADIEFFSPGSVIFGVEEFAETLKDVIRRYGITTNFHHNLIEIRGEKQEAVFQVTGGDGQPVERVEPFDMLHVVPPMSAPDFLKDSPVANEDGWVDVDKHTTQHVHYENIFSLGDASGLPNAKTGAAIRKQAPVLVENLLQHRQTGHINRPKTYNGYASCPLVTGYGKLILAEFDYDNNPDPSFPIDTTKERYSMYQFKRYGLPSMYWNLMLKGLA comes from the coding sequence ATGAGCACGCAACCTTCACCCGCAGAAGAAGCCGTCACAAGCAGTAATGTGCCCACTAACCGCGCCGCTAATGCCGTACAGGCTGGTCTTAACGCCGGTACTGCGCCGGCCCACCACAATATCGTGATTGTAGGTGCCGGCAGTGCAGGGATCACTGTAGCTGCCCAACTTGCGCGCAAGCTTTCGCACCCGGACATCGCTGTCATCGACCCATCTGATACCCATTACTATCAGCCCCTTTGGACGCTTGTAGGCGGAGGCGTCTGCCCAAAGGAGGAGTCCCAGCGTCCCATGCAAGAGGTCATTCCGCCACACGTAAAGTGGATCAAAGATGCAGCCGTTAGCTTTGAGCCTGAGGAAAATCGCCTGGGACTGCGGTCTGGCGAGAAGCTCTCGTACGACTACCTTGTGGTCTGCCCTGGCATACAGGTCGACTGGGATGCAATTCCCGGTCTTCCTGACACGCTCGGTAGCAATGGCGTCTGCTCTAACTACTCGTATCAACACTGCGAGTACACTTGGCACACCGTTAAAAACCTGCCGCGTGGTGGTCGCGCACTTTTCACGCAGCCAGATACGCCCATTAAGTGTGGCGGCGCCCCCCAAAAAATTATGTATCTCACGGCCGACTACCAGCGCAACCAAGGCCGCCTAGCTAACGCAGACATCGAATTCTTCTCTCCCGGATCGGTTATCTTTGGCGTAGAGGAGTTTGCTGAAACGCTAAAGGATGTTATCCGCCGCTACGGCATTACGACCAACTTTCACCACAACCTCATCGAGATACGTGGGGAAAAGCAGGAAGCCGTTTTTCAAGTCACCGGTGGCGATGGGCAACCAGTAGAGCGCGTTGAACCCTTTGACATGTTGCATGTTGTTCCTCCCATGAGCGCCCCCGACTTCCTAAAGGATAGCCCGGTCGCGAATGAAGACGGATGGGTAGATGTAGACAAGCACACTACACAACATGTGCACTACGAGAACATCTTCAGTCTTGGAGATGCGTCCGGCCTTCCAAATGCAAAAACCGGCGCTGCGATCCGTAAGCAAGCCCCCGTGCTGGTCGAAAATCTCTTGCAGCATCGGCAGACAGGCCACATCAACCGTCCGAAAACGTACAACGGATACGCGTCCTGCCCCCTCGTTACGGGTTATGGAAAGCTCATATTGGCTGAATTTGACTATGACAATAACCCTGACCCGTCGTTTCCCATTGATACAACGAAAGAACGCTACTCGATGTATCAGTTCAAACGCTACGGTTTACCTTCCATGTACTGGAACCTAATGCTTAAGGGCTTGGCGTAA